A region of Plantactinospora sp. BC1 DNA encodes the following proteins:
- a CDS encoding carbohydrate ABC transporter permease, which yields MTVAANAVLPPPSKRRPVSWGNPLTYALALAVAAVSIAPVVYVIVGGFRTTPQIVANPAGLPDPWVFDNYARVLTQSDFWGQAFNSAVIALGTTLGVVVLGVCAAFVLARYTFRGREALYTFFTLGLLFPAGAAILPLYLMLRDLNLINSYYAVILPQIAFALPLTIVILRPFLAAIPRELEDAAAIDGTGRLGFLWLIVLPLSRPALVTVGILAFVASWNAFLLPLLVLGDVNLHTLPLGVQNFSSQYTSDTAGILAFTSLAMLPALLFFTFAEKQIVGGLQGAVKG from the coding sequence CTGACCGTGGCCGCGAACGCTGTCCTGCCCCCACCGTCCAAGCGCCGACCGGTGTCCTGGGGCAACCCGCTCACCTACGCGCTGGCGCTCGCGGTCGCGGCCGTGTCGATCGCCCCGGTCGTCTACGTGATCGTCGGCGGTTTCCGCACCACCCCGCAGATCGTCGCGAACCCGGCCGGACTGCCCGACCCGTGGGTCTTCGACAACTACGCCAGGGTGCTGACCCAGAGCGACTTCTGGGGCCAGGCCTTCAACAGCGCGGTGATCGCCCTGGGTACGACCCTCGGCGTCGTGGTGCTCGGCGTCTGCGCCGCGTTCGTGCTCGCCCGCTACACCTTCCGCGGGCGCGAGGCGCTCTACACCTTCTTCACGCTCGGTCTGCTCTTCCCGGCCGGGGCGGCGATCCTGCCGCTCTACCTGATGCTGCGCGACCTGAACCTGATCAATTCCTACTACGCGGTGATCCTGCCGCAGATCGCCTTCGCGCTGCCGCTCACGATCGTGATCCTGCGTCCCTTCCTCGCCGCCATCCCGCGCGAGTTGGAGGACGCCGCCGCGATCGACGGTACGGGCCGGCTCGGCTTCCTCTGGCTGATCGTGCTGCCGCTGTCGCGGCCCGCGCTCGTCACGGTCGGAATCCTCGCGTTCGTGGCGAGCTGGAACGCGTTCCTGCTGCCGCTGCTCGTACTCGGCGACGTCAATCTGCACACCCTGCCACTCGGTGTGCAGAACTTCTCAAGCCAGTACACCTCCGACACGGCGGGAATTCTCGCCTTCACCTCGCTGGCGATGTTGCCGGCACTGCTCTTCTTCACCTTCGCCGAGAAGCAGATCGTCGGCGGCCTCCAGGGTGCGGTCAAGGGCTGA
- a CDS encoding carbohydrate ABC transporter permease, whose translation MTSTNSTLNPAGGASAPPAGLRPARRRPSSRGAENRRKWYEIIGLTTPAVIVYVMFVLVPMGFAVYYSLFRWRGVGPPTDFVGFDNYVLAFEDPIFLDALRNNAIIVVGSLLIQGPIALGVALLLNRRFRGRTVFRLLVFVPYVLAEVTVGIMWKLILTDGGTVDALMRSLGLGGLVQAWLADLDVVIWTLLFVLTWKYVGFAIILLLAGLSNVPHELTEAAAIDGASWWQVQRHITLPLLGPTIRIWMFLSMIGSLQVFDVIWVTSVSSVRSLGASATMATYMVDNGFFARLWGYGNAVAVILFVISFVAALLFQRFLLRRDIQGAITRRVN comes from the coding sequence GTGACCTCCACCAACTCAACCCTGAACCCCGCCGGTGGCGCCTCCGCGCCACCGGCGGGTCTCCGGCCCGCCCGGAGGCGGCCGTCCTCGCGCGGGGCCGAGAACCGACGCAAGTGGTACGAGATCATCGGGCTCACCACCCCGGCGGTCATCGTCTACGTGATGTTCGTGCTGGTGCCGATGGGCTTCGCGGTCTACTACAGCCTCTTCCGCTGGCGCGGCGTCGGACCGCCCACCGACTTCGTCGGCTTCGACAACTACGTCCTCGCCTTCGAGGACCCGATCTTCCTCGACGCGCTGCGCAACAACGCCATCATCGTGGTCGGGTCGCTGCTGATCCAGGGCCCCATCGCGCTCGGCGTGGCGCTGCTGCTCAACCGTCGCTTCCGCGGCCGTACCGTCTTCCGCCTGCTGGTCTTCGTCCCCTACGTGCTCGCCGAGGTCACCGTCGGCATCATGTGGAAGCTGATCCTCACCGACGGCGGGACGGTCGACGCCCTGATGCGGTCGCTGGGACTGGGCGGCCTGGTGCAGGCGTGGCTCGCCGACCTCGACGTCGTGATCTGGACGCTGCTCTTCGTCCTCACCTGGAAGTACGTCGGCTTCGCCATCATCCTGCTGCTCGCCGGCCTGTCGAACGTGCCGCACGAGCTGACCGAGGCCGCCGCGATCGACGGTGCGAGCTGGTGGCAGGTGCAGCGCCACATCACGCTCCCGCTGCTCGGCCCGACGATCCGGATCTGGATGTTCCTGTCGATGATCGGCTCGTTGCAGGTCTTCGACGTGATCTGGGTGACCTCGGTCTCCTCGGTCCGGTCGCTCGGCGCGTCGGCGACGATGGCGACCTACATGGTCGACAACGGCTTCTTCGCCCGGCTCTGGGGTTACGGCAACGCGGTGGCCGTGATCCTCTTCGTCATCTCCTTCGTCGCGGCGCTGCTGTTCCAGCGTTTCCTCCTGCGCCGTGACATCCAGGGCGCCATCACCAGAAGGGTGAACTGA
- a CDS encoding extracellular solute-binding protein, with the protein MAMKGRAGTVLALLTTSALLAAGCGGGESEEPAEEELYKNPVTLTWWHNASQDGPGKTYWEKVAKDFSALHPTVTIEIEAIETNQLQRTRLPAALLTADPPDIFNAWGGGEMREQVEADYLKDITDEAKAEIENIGSAAEIWAVDGKQYGLPYRMGIEGIWYNKDMFQRAGISAPPTTFDELNDAVTKLKAINVVPIALGAGDKWPAAHWWYNFAMRACSVDTLKKASNEAVFDDPCFVKAGADLKTFIGTNPFQPNFIATPGQNDPTSANGLLANGKAAMELMGDWNKGTLETVAEDKAALAKFLGWFPVPAITGSAGDPKAALGGGDGFSCAKNAPAECVEFLKYIVSPEVQKGYAETGVGLPVAKGAEGGVADPALKSILEATTSATYVQLWLDTAFGSTVGNAMNDAIVAIFAGSGTPEKVVEAMKAAARK; encoded by the coding sequence ATGGCGATGAAAGGCCGCGCGGGCACCGTCCTGGCGCTGCTTACGACCAGCGCACTCCTTGCTGCCGGATGTGGCGGCGGCGAGAGCGAAGAGCCCGCTGAAGAGGAACTCTACAAGAACCCGGTGACCCTGACCTGGTGGCACAACGCCTCGCAGGACGGTCCCGGCAAGACTTACTGGGAGAAGGTCGCCAAGGACTTCTCCGCGCTGCACCCGACCGTCACGATCGAGATCGAGGCGATCGAGACCAACCAGCTCCAGCGCACCCGGCTCCCCGCCGCCCTGCTGACCGCCGACCCGCCGGACATCTTCAACGCGTGGGGCGGCGGCGAGATGCGCGAGCAGGTGGAGGCCGACTACCTCAAGGACATCACCGACGAGGCCAAGGCGGAGATCGAGAACATCGGCAGCGCGGCCGAGATCTGGGCCGTGGACGGCAAGCAGTACGGCCTGCCGTACCGGATGGGCATCGAGGGCATCTGGTACAACAAGGACATGTTCCAGCGGGCGGGCATCTCCGCCCCGCCGACCACGTTCGACGAGCTCAACGACGCCGTCACCAAGCTCAAGGCGATCAACGTCGTCCCGATCGCCCTCGGCGCCGGTGACAAGTGGCCCGCCGCGCACTGGTGGTACAACTTCGCGATGCGCGCCTGCTCGGTCGACACCCTGAAGAAGGCCTCCAACGAGGCCGTCTTCGACGACCCGTGCTTCGTGAAGGCCGGCGCGGACCTGAAGACCTTCATCGGTACCAACCCGTTCCAGCCCAACTTCATCGCCACCCCGGGCCAGAACGACCCGACCAGCGCCAACGGCCTGCTCGCCAACGGCAAGGCCGCGATGGAACTCATGGGTGACTGGAACAAGGGCACCCTGGAGACCGTCGCGGAGGACAAGGCGGCGCTGGCCAAGTTCCTCGGCTGGTTCCCGGTACCGGCGATCACCGGTTCGGCCGGCGACCCGAAGGCCGCCCTCGGCGGTGGTGACGGGTTCTCCTGCGCCAAGAACGCTCCGGCCGAGTGCGTCGAGTTCCTCAAGTACATCGTCAGCCCCGAGGTGCAGAAGGGCTACGCCGAGACCGGCGTCGGCCTGCCCGTCGCCAAGGGCGCCGAGGGCGGCGTCGCGGACCCCGCCCTGAAGTCCATCCTCGAAGCCACCACCAGCGCGACCTACGTACAGCTCTGGCTGGACACGGCCTTCGGCAGCACCGTCGGCAACGCGATGAACGACGCGATCGTCGCCATCTTCGCTGGCAGCGGCACCCCTGAGAAGGTCGTCGAGGCTATGAAGGCGGCCGCACGAAAGTGA
- a CDS encoding LacI family DNA-binding transcriptional regulator: MAFPQRVKMSDVARTAGVSVATVSKVVNGRYGVAQATVERVQQVIHQLGYEASLGAQSLRSHRTNVLGILVAEFEPFSTELLKGASREVAGTGYQLLAYSGGDGDHTAIGWERRSLARLSGTLIDGAVIVTPTVVETNQGFHVVAVDPHTGPSGLPTVDSDNFAGAVLATNYLLSLGHRRIGHISGRYDLESARLREAGFRKAMADADVPVDERLVRVGGFRIESAAGTAAELLALPDRPTAVFAGNDLSAISTLDVAQSMGLRVPEDLSVIGFDNVPESALVNPPLTTIMQPLQRMGAEALRLLIDLIGGVERDTHIRLPTELVVRASCRPYAADRLPQLPLPASVTPTGG; this comes from the coding sequence GTGGCGTTTCCGCAGCGCGTCAAGATGTCGGACGTGGCCCGTACGGCCGGCGTCTCCGTCGCGACGGTATCCAAGGTGGTCAATGGCAGGTACGGCGTGGCGCAGGCGACCGTGGAACGCGTCCAGCAGGTCATCCACCAGCTCGGGTACGAAGCCAGCCTCGGTGCGCAGAGCCTGCGCAGTCACCGCACCAACGTGTTGGGCATCCTGGTCGCCGAGTTCGAGCCGTTCTCGACCGAGCTGCTCAAGGGGGCGTCCCGGGAGGTCGCCGGCACCGGATACCAACTGCTGGCCTACTCCGGCGGCGACGGCGACCACACGGCCATCGGCTGGGAGCGGCGGTCACTGGCCCGGCTCTCCGGAACGCTCATCGACGGGGCCGTGATCGTCACCCCGACCGTGGTCGAGACCAACCAGGGCTTCCACGTCGTGGCCGTCGACCCGCACACCGGCCCCTCCGGCCTGCCCACCGTCGACTCCGACAACTTCGCCGGCGCCGTACTCGCGACCAACTACCTGCTCTCGCTCGGTCACCGCCGGATCGGGCACATCAGCGGACGCTACGACCTCGAGTCCGCCCGGCTGCGCGAGGCCGGATTCCGCAAGGCGATGGCCGACGCCGACGTCCCGGTCGACGAGCGGTTGGTGCGGGTCGGCGGGTTCCGGATCGAGAGCGCCGCCGGTACGGCCGCGGAGCTGCTCGCCCTCCCCGACCGGCCGACCGCGGTCTTCGCCGGAAACGACCTCTCCGCGATCTCCACCCTCGACGTCGCCCAGAGCATGGGCCTGCGGGTACCCGAGGACCTATCGGTGATCGGTTTCGACAACGTCCCGGAGTCGGCGCTGGTCAACCCGCCGCTGACGACCATCATGCAACCGCTGCAACGGATGGGCGCCGAGGCGTTGCGCCTGCTCATCGACCTGATCGGCGGCGTCGAACGGGACACGCACATCCGGCTCCCCACCGAGCTGGTCGTCCGGGCGTCCTGTCGCCCCTACGCCGCCGACCGGCTGCCGCAGCTGCCGCTGCCCGCCAGCGTCACCCCCACCGGCGGCTGA
- a CDS encoding DUF402 domain-containing protein, with protein MRFAPGRVIVHRNVRRGRIGWVRPARVVSDDDRGLLLWVARGTRVASEVTADGRGMRALPFREWVTSDHRLHVGTWNGPPVLKFLPAGADHSVWFFRDASERFASWYVNLEEHGVRWDDGDLAGVDMVDQDLDVVVWPDHTWEWKDEEEFAERLALPEHYWVPDAAAVRAEGERVIKIAEAAQFPFDGTWCDFVPDPAWTAPDLPPGWDRPPVR; from the coding sequence ATGCGCTTCGCACCGGGCCGCGTCATCGTGCACCGCAACGTGCGGCGGGGCCGGATCGGTTGGGTCCGTCCGGCCCGGGTGGTCAGCGACGACGACCGTGGGCTGCTGCTCTGGGTCGCCCGGGGCACCCGGGTGGCCAGCGAGGTCACCGCGGACGGCCGGGGCATGCGGGCGCTGCCGTTCCGTGAGTGGGTCACCTCGGACCACCGGCTGCACGTCGGGACCTGGAACGGCCCGCCGGTGCTGAAGTTCCTGCCGGCCGGCGCGGACCACTCGGTCTGGTTCTTCCGGGACGCCTCGGAGCGGTTCGCCAGCTGGTACGTCAACCTGGAGGAGCACGGCGTCCGCTGGGACGACGGCGACCTGGCCGGGGTCGACATGGTGGACCAGGACCTCGACGTGGTGGTCTGGCCCGACCACACCTGGGAGTGGAAGGACGAGGAGGAGTTCGCCGAGCGGCTCGCCCTCCCCGAGCACTACTGGGTGCCGGACGCGGCGGCGGTACGGGCCGAGGGGGAGCGGGTGATCAAGATCGCCGAGGCGGCGCAGTTCCCGTTCGACGGCACCTGGTGCGACTTCGTCCCCGACCCGGCCTGGACCGCGCCGGATCTGCCACCCGGCTGGGACCGCCCGCCGGTGCGCTGA
- the proS gene encoding proline--tRNA ligase, producing MARVLTPRAEDFPRWYQDLIAKAQLADNGPVRGTMVIRPAGYAIWERMQAEMDARIKLAGAENAYFPLFIPESYLRREAQHVEGFSPELAVVTHGGGKQLAEPVVVRPTSETVIGEFMAKWVDSYRDLPLLLNQWANVVRWELRPRVFLRTSEFLWQEGHTAHADEADARAYARKILHEVYEDFMVGVLGIPVLVGLKTARERFAGATRTYTLEGMMGDGKALQMGTSHELGQNFARAFDITYTSAERSVEHAWTTSWGSSTRMLGGLIMCHGDDNGLRVPPRLAPVQAYVMVVKAGDGVAEAAAKLCDALRDAGVRVALDDRVETPFGRRAVDAELKGYPVRVELGPRDLAAGNAVLVRRTTGAKTPVPVPDVVAGVLAALEADQKALYDEALARRESHTVSVESLAEAIEAAGTGFARVPWSAVGAEGEAEANAQGVTVRCLRRADGSVPDSEDEPELTAILARSY from the coding sequence ATGGCACGCGTGCTCACTCCCCGTGCGGAGGACTTCCCCCGCTGGTACCAGGACCTGATCGCCAAGGCGCAGCTCGCCGACAACGGCCCGGTGCGGGGGACCATGGTCATCCGACCGGCCGGCTACGCCATCTGGGAGCGCATGCAGGCCGAGATGGACGCCCGGATCAAGCTGGCCGGCGCCGAGAACGCGTACTTCCCGCTCTTCATCCCGGAGAGCTACCTGCGCCGCGAGGCACAGCACGTCGAGGGCTTCTCGCCCGAGCTGGCGGTGGTCACCCACGGTGGCGGCAAGCAGCTCGCCGAGCCGGTCGTGGTCCGGCCGACCAGCGAGACGGTGATCGGCGAGTTCATGGCGAAGTGGGTCGACTCCTACCGCGACCTGCCGCTGCTGCTCAACCAGTGGGCCAACGTGGTGCGCTGGGAGCTGCGGCCCCGGGTCTTCCTGCGGACCAGCGAGTTCCTCTGGCAGGAGGGGCACACCGCGCACGCCGACGAGGCCGACGCGCGGGCGTACGCCCGGAAGATCCTGCACGAGGTCTACGAGGACTTCATGGTCGGGGTGCTCGGCATTCCGGTGCTGGTCGGGCTGAAGACCGCCCGGGAGCGGTTCGCCGGTGCCACCCGCACCTACACGCTCGAAGGCATGATGGGCGACGGCAAGGCGCTCCAGATGGGCACCTCGCACGAGCTGGGGCAGAATTTCGCCCGCGCCTTCGACATCACCTACACCTCGGCCGAGCGCAGCGTCGAGCACGCCTGGACGACCTCGTGGGGCAGCTCGACCCGGATGCTCGGCGGGCTGATCATGTGCCACGGCGACGACAACGGGCTGCGGGTGCCGCCGAGGCTGGCGCCGGTGCAGGCGTACGTGATGGTGGTGAAGGCCGGCGACGGCGTCGCCGAGGCCGCCGCGAAGCTCTGCGACGCGCTGCGCGACGCCGGGGTCCGGGTCGCGCTCGACGACCGGGTGGAGACCCCGTTCGGCCGCCGGGCCGTCGACGCCGAGCTGAAGGGCTATCCGGTACGCGTCGAGCTCGGTCCCCGCGACCTGGCCGCCGGCAACGCGGTGCTGGTCCGCCGGACCACCGGCGCCAAGACTCCGGTCCCGGTGCCGGACGTGGTGGCGGGGGTGCTCGCCGCGCTGGAGGCCGACCAGAAGGCGCTCTACGACGAGGCGCTGGCCCGGCGCGAGTCGCACACCGTCTCGGTGGAGTCGCTGGCCGAGGCGATCGAGGCGGCCGGCACCGGCTTCGCCCGGGTGCCGTGGTCGGCCGTCGGCGCCGAGGGTGAGGCGGAGGCGAACGCCCAGGGCGTGACCGTCCGCTGCCTGCGCCGGGCCGACGGCTCGGTGCCGGACTCGGAGGACGAGCCGGAGCTGACCGCCATCCTCGCCCGCTCCTACTGA
- a CDS encoding amidohydrolase family protein, which translates to MALHVRGVVLPDDEVRDLWLVGDRVTFTPVPGAVTVADRGFVLPGLVDAHCHPGIAPGAVPITSLDQARELARIDRDAGVLAIRDAGSPFPYPELEDEPDLPRLARAGRHVAPPRRYLRGIAVEVEAADVPAAVTEQARAGNGWVKLVGDWIDRNVGDLAPSWDPETVAAAVAAAHAAGARAAVHTFSESAVEVMVRAGVDSVEHGTGVSLDLVDEMARRGTALVPTMINIDTFGEIAERAAAKFPGYAKHMLALRDNFPTVVGAAYEAGVPIYVGTDAGGGIDHGLAAEEMLLLHERAGMSRVDVLAAASWRARDWLGFPGLVEGGLADLVVYPTDPRTDLRVVRAPERIVLRGRVVR; encoded by the coding sequence ATGGCGCTGCACGTACGAGGGGTCGTGCTCCCGGACGACGAGGTCCGCGACCTGTGGCTGGTCGGCGACCGGGTCACCTTCACCCCGGTCCCCGGAGCGGTGACGGTGGCCGATCGCGGCTTCGTGTTGCCGGGTCTGGTCGACGCGCACTGTCACCCGGGCATCGCCCCCGGCGCGGTGCCGATCACCTCGCTCGACCAGGCCCGCGAGCTGGCCCGGATCGACCGGGACGCCGGGGTGCTGGCGATCCGGGACGCCGGCTCGCCGTTCCCGTACCCGGAGTTGGAGGACGAGCCGGACCTGCCCCGACTGGCCCGCGCCGGGCGGCACGTCGCGCCGCCGAGGCGGTACCTGCGGGGCATCGCGGTGGAGGTCGAGGCCGCCGACGTGCCGGCGGCGGTGACCGAGCAGGCCCGGGCCGGCAACGGCTGGGTCAAGCTGGTCGGCGACTGGATCGACCGGAACGTCGGCGACCTGGCACCCTCCTGGGATCCGGAGACCGTGGCCGCTGCGGTGGCCGCCGCGCACGCGGCCGGCGCCCGGGCAGCCGTGCACACCTTCTCGGAGTCGGCGGTCGAGGTGATGGTCCGGGCCGGGGTCGACTCGGTCGAGCACGGCACCGGGGTCAGTCTCGACCTGGTCGACGAGATGGCCCGGCGCGGCACCGCCCTGGTGCCCACGATGATCAACATCGACACCTTCGGCGAGATCGCGGAGCGGGCCGCCGCGAAGTTCCCCGGGTACGCCAAGCACATGCTCGCGCTCCGCGACAACTTTCCCACCGTGGTCGGCGCGGCGTACGAGGCCGGGGTGCCGATCTACGTCGGCACCGACGCGGGCGGCGGGATCGACCACGGGCTGGCCGCCGAGGAGATGCTGCTGCTGCACGAGCGGGCCGGCATGTCCCGCGTCGACGTCCTGGCCGCCGCCTCCTGGCGGGCCCGGGACTGGCTCGGCTTCCCCGGCCTGGTCGAGGGGGGCCTCGCCGACCTGGTGGTGTACCCCACCGACCCCCGGACCGACCTGCGGGTGGTACGCGCACCGGAGCGCATCGTGCTGCGCGGCCGGGTGGTGCGCTGA
- a CDS encoding Uma2 family endonuclease, with translation MSAAPMLPERQEWTVDDLGELPKDLPYELVNGRLIVPSPTHLHQDLCVRILLALEANCPPEYVVSIDLSMRVDRRNEPRPDVVALRPEHVTRSPVPVQDAILAVEVISPDSTFRDMYAKARVYAHAGVPTYWVVDPLHERMTLTEFVLGPSGEYEPAVHTDDVFSTERPWKVTIDLPALTTRWAGLRGRAEA, from the coding sequence ATGTCCGCGGCGCCGATGCTGCCGGAGCGGCAGGAGTGGACGGTCGACGACCTCGGCGAGCTGCCGAAGGACCTTCCGTACGAACTGGTCAACGGAAGGTTGATCGTGCCGTCCCCCACCCACCTGCACCAGGACCTCTGTGTCCGCATCCTGCTCGCACTCGAAGCGAACTGCCCGCCGGAGTACGTGGTCAGCATCGACCTGTCGATGCGGGTCGACCGGCGCAACGAGCCCCGGCCCGACGTGGTGGCGCTGCGCCCCGAGCACGTCACCCGCAGCCCGGTCCCGGTGCAGGACGCGATCCTCGCGGTCGAGGTGATCTCCCCCGACTCCACCTTCCGGGACATGTACGCCAAGGCCCGGGTCTACGCCCACGCCGGGGTGCCGACCTACTGGGTTGTCGACCCGCTGCACGAGCGGATGACGCTCACCGAGTTCGTGCTCGGCCCGTCCGGCGAATACGAGCCGGCCGTGCACACCGACGACGTCTTCAGCACCGAGCGGCCGTGGAAGGTGACCATCGACCTGCCGGCCCTGACCACCCGCTGGGCCGGCCTGCGCGGGCGCGCCGAGGCATAG